In Zea mays cultivar B73 chromosome 7, Zm-B73-REFERENCE-NAM-5.0, whole genome shotgun sequence, the following proteins share a genomic window:
- the LOC100277591 gene encoding uncharacterized protein LOC100277591: protein MMSSSSGIKQEGPKLFSSRRILARDRSSVAVADASFRVYYSLGAGTVPFLWESKPGTPKSSVTPPAPASSTAGAVPVPPISPPPSYQQAVSRSKANKFARKQRPARTSWPPAGWIIGWLSLNVRRRSPPSSSPTDHQQRCVARNEHGVVVVDGDDERRSPRSSTLCF, encoded by the coding sequence ATGATGAGCTCCTCCTCCGGTATTAAGCAAGAAGGGCCCAAGCTGTTCAGCTCGAGGAGGATCCTCGCAAGGGACCGCTCGAGCGTGGCCGTGGCCGACGCGTCCTTCCGGGTATACTACAGTCTCGGCGCCGGCACCGTGCCGTTCCTGTGGGAGTCCAAGCCAGGCACGCCCAAGAGCTCCGTCACCCCGCCGGCGCCGGCCTCGTCGACCGCCGGCGCCGTGCCGGTGCCGCCgatctcgccgccgccgtcctacCAGCAGGCGGTGTCCCGGTCCAAGGCCAACAAGTTCGCGAGGAAGCAGAGGCCAGCAAGAACCTCTTGGCCTCCCGCAGGTTGGATCATCGGCTGGCTGAGCCTGAACGTCAGGCGGCGGTcaccgccgtcgtcgtcgccgaCGGATCACCAGCAGCGCTGCGTCGCCCGGAACGAACATGGTGTCGTTGTCGTCGACGGCGACGACGAGCGGCGGTCGCCGCGTTCTTCCACCTTGTGCTTCTGA